In one Inquilinus sp. Marseille-Q2685 genomic region, the following are encoded:
- the rplE gene encoding 50S ribosomal protein L5 — protein MPRLKDHYDKVVRPKLKQDFAYKNDLQVPRIEKIVINMGVGDAVADSKKIQAAVSELTAISGQKPVTTKARKSIATFKLREGMSIGTKVTLRRDRMYEFLDRLVNIALPRVRDFRGLSPKAFDGRGNYALGIKEQIVFPEIDYDKIETVRGMDIVIVTTAKTDDEARALLKGFDFPFVS, from the coding sequence ATGCCCCGTCTCAAGGACCATTACGACAAGGTCGTCCGGCCGAAGCTGAAGCAGGACTTCGCCTACAAGAACGACCTGCAGGTGCCCCGGATCGAGAAGATCGTCATCAACATGGGTGTCGGCGACGCCGTTGCCGACAGCAAGAAGATCCAGGCGGCCGTGTCCGAGCTGACCGCGATCTCCGGCCAGAAGCCGGTGACGACCAAGGCCCGGAAGTCGATCGCGACCTTCAAGCTGCGTGAAGGCATGTCGATCGGCACCAAGGTGACTCTGCGCCGCGACCGGATGTACGAGTTCCTCGACCGTCTGGTGAACATCGCCCTGCCGCGCGTCCGCGACTTCCGCGGGCTGTCGCCGAAGGCGTTCGACGGCCGGGGCAACTATGCCCTCGGCATCAAGGAGCAGATCGTGTTCCCCGAGATCGACTACGACAAGATCGAGACGGTCCGGGGAATGGACATCGTTATCGTGACGACCGCGAAGACCGACGACGAGGCGCGTGCGCTCCTCAAGGGCTTCGATTTCCCGTTCGTCAGCTGA
- the rplX gene encoding 50S ribosomal protein L24, with protein MMAAKIKKGDQVVVLAGRDKGKKGEVIEVRPADDRVVVRGVNIVKRHTRQSAKTQGGIVEQEAALHVSNVAHVDPKSGQPTRVGFKTLEDGRKVRVAKASGEVIDR; from the coding sequence GTGATGGCTGCGAAGATCAAGAAGGGCGACCAGGTCGTCGTCCTCGCCGGCCGTGACAAGGGCAAGAAGGGCGAGGTCATCGAGGTTCGTCCGGCCGACGATCGTGTCGTCGTCCGCGGCGTGAACATCGTGAAGCGCCACACCCGCCAGTCCGCGAAGACGCAGGGCGGGATCGTGGAGCAGGAGGCTGCGCTGCACGTCTCGAACGTGGCGCATGTCGACCCGAAGAGCGGCCAGCCGACCCGCGTCGGCTTCAAGACGCTCGAGGACGGCCGCAAGGTCCGGGTCGCCAAGGCCTCCGGCGAAGTGATTGATCGGTGA
- the rpsH gene encoding 30S ribosomal protein S8 has protein sequence MSLSDPLGDLLTRIRNGQRSGKSVIETPASKLRANVLDVLKREGYIRGYETHEVQPGIAQIKVELKYAEGQPAIKRIDRVSKPGRRVYSGIKDLPKVYNGLGISILSTPRGVMSDVEARAANVGGEILARVF, from the coding sequence ATGTCGCTGAGTGATCCGTTGGGCGATCTGCTCACCCGCATCCGCAATGGCCAGCGGTCCGGCAAGTCCGTGATCGAGACGCCGGCGTCGAAGCTGCGGGCCAATGTCCTCGACGTGCTGAAGCGCGAAGGCTACATCCGCGGCTACGAGACCCACGAGGTCCAGCCCGGCATCGCGCAGATCAAGGTCGAGCTGAAATATGCCGAGGGCCAGCCGGCCATCAAGCGCATCGACCGCGTGTCGAAGCCGGGCCGCCGCGTCTACTCCGGCATCAAGGACCTGCCGAAGGTGTACAACGGGCTGGGCATCTCCATCCTGTCGACGCCGCGCGGCGTGATGTCCGATGTCGAGGCCCGCGCCGCCAATGTCGGCGGCGAGATCCTCGCCCGCGTGTTCTGA
- the rpsN gene encoding 30S ribosomal protein S14 encodes MAKKSSVEKNKRREKLAKAFAGRRERLKAVANDQSLPMEDRFAARLKLAELPRNSSPVRIHNRCELTGRPKAFYRRFKLSRIALRELASRGQIPGMVKSSW; translated from the coding sequence ATGGCCAAGAAGAGCTCGGTCGAGAAGAACAAGCGCCGCGAGAAGCTGGCGAAGGCGTTCGCCGGCCGCCGCGAGCGCCTGAAGGCGGTCGCCAACGACCAAAGCCTGCCGATGGAAGACCGTTTCGCCGCCCGCCTGAAGCTGGCGGAGCTGCCGCGGAACTCCTCCCCGGTGCGCATCCACAACCGGTGCGAGCTGACCGGTCGTCCGAAGGCGTTCTACCGCCGCTTCAAGCTGAGCCGTATCGCGCTGCGTGAGCTGGCCTCGCGCGGGCAGATCCCCGGCATGGTCAAGTCGAGCTGGTAA